From a single Apium graveolens cultivar Ventura chromosome 2, ASM990537v1, whole genome shotgun sequence genomic region:
- the LOC141692374 gene encoding uncharacterized protein LOC141692374, whose product MTDENSDGTGSNVQISPEMLLILGEMKNMFKSLMEGRTTTDTPKINGERVENMEKEGENKRSCTYKAFKDADPPIFKGELDPHVANVWIKEMEKVIDISECSEEQKNEMEMKFLGLKQEGMSVSEYLSRFLELSRFAPHQVDTEARKCQRFQEGLKPKIREKVSLLELEQFDKLVGKDNKKLHIRKKESFRGSDKRIIASECKKYGLKHGGDICYRADGLCYNCGEKGHIASQCPKPKVISCYSCGQPFHLSRDFPQKGVRKEVETKGNRTSTARPFQQSAPRAVARTYAMTTQDAEKSHDIMSGTLQLCAQVVNVLFDSSSTHSFVDTKYMDKLNVHVQSLDNGFLVKLPNGRNLFVDKNFRDCPLMIGEQTFLVDLLPLELRDFGVILGMDWLSKHRENLNCYKKRICLTGSNKKKVYFKRDSIEKPSVMISVLKACKMLRKGCEGFLAYIVGNEGIKNKVEDTPVVIEFLDVFPKELPNFSPEREVEFGIELIPDAKPVSKAPYRMAPTELAELKVQLQELLDKKFIRPSVSSWGAPVLFVKNKDGSLRLCIDYRELNKLTVKNKYSLPLINDLFDQLQGATYFSKIDLRSGYHQLRVKKESIPLTAFRTRYGHYEFVVMPFGVTNALAIEGPLTNLTRKDVKFVWSEDCEQSFDELKKRLTSATVLGLPDGTEDFVIYSDASRKGLGCVLMQRGKVIAYASRQLRNHEKNYPTHDLELAAVVFALKIWRHYLYGEKCKIYTDHQSFKYIFSQKDLNMRQRRWLELLKDYDCEILYHPGKANVVADALSRKQVGNCSSIEVEPINHKELEIFRIEFIKKGEEESLVYQIEVRPILLEKIKESQRQDERLKEIWNNSNLELGKKDFRKGNDEIVRFRDRILCRLT is encoded by the exons ATGACTGATGAAAATTCTGATGGGACTGGATCCAATGTACAAATTAGCCCTGAGATGTTGTTGATTTTGGGAGAAATGAAGAATATGTTTAAGAGCCTAATGGAGGGGCGAACAACTACGGATACTCCCAAAATAAATGGGGAACGTGTTGAAAATATGGAAAAAGAAGGCGAGAATAAGCGAAGCTGTACATACAAGGCTTTTAAGGATGCAGATCCCCCGATTTTTAAAGGAGAATTGGATCCACATGTTGCGAATGTATGGattaaagaaatggagaaagtgATAGATATATCAGAATGTTCAGAGGAGCAAAAG AATGAGATGGAGATGAAGTTTCTAGGACTAAAGCAAGAAGGAATGTCCGTGTCGGAGTATCTCTCAAGATTCTTGGAACTTTCCAGGTTTGCTCCTCATCAGGTTGATACTGAAGCCAGAAAATGTCAGAGATTTCAAGAAGGGTTGAAACCCAAAATTAGAGAGAAGGTGTCCTTGTTGGAGTTGGAACAATTTGATAAGTTGGTTGGGAAG GACAACAAGAAACTACATATAAGGAAGAAGGAGAGTTTTCGGGGAAGTGATAAGAGGATCATCGCATCTGAGTGTAAGAAATATGGACTGAAACATGGTGGTGATATTTGTTATCGAGCTGATGGGCTGTGTTACAATTGTGGAGAAAAGGGACATATAGCTTCTCAATGTCCCAAGCCTAAAGTGATTTCTTGCTACAGTTGCGGACAACCATTTCATTTATCAAGGGACTTCCCACAAAAAGGAGTCAGGAAAGAAGTGGAAACTAAAGGAAATAGGACTTCTACAGCAAGACCTTTTCAACAATCAGCACCTAGGGCAGTGGCACGAACCTACGCAATGACAACTCAGGATGCCGAAAAATCTCATGATATTATGTCAGGTACGCTTCAACTTTGTGCTCAAGTTGTTAATGTGTTGTTTGATTCGAGCTCAACCCATTCTTTTGTGGATACAAAATATATGGATAAGTTAAATGTACATGTGCAAAGTCTAGATAATGGATTTCTAGTAAAACTTCCAAATGGTAGAAATTTGTTTGTAGATAAAAATTTTCGAGATTGTCCCTTAATGATTGGTGAACAAACCTTCTTAGTGGATTTATTACCGTTAGAACTGAGGGACTTTGGAGTGATtctgggaatggattggttgtcgaaGCATAGGGAAAATCTAAACTGTTATAAGAAGCGAATATGTTTAACCGGATCGAACAAAAAGAAAGTATATTTCAAGAGAGATAGTATAGAAAAACCCAGTGTTATGATATCAGTTTTAAAGGCTTGTAAGATGTTAAGAAAAGGTTGTGAAGGTTTTCTAGCATATATTGTAGGGAATGAAGGAATTAAAAATAAAGTTGAGGATACACCTGTAGTCATAGAGTTTTTAGATGTCTTTCCCAAAGAGTTACCAAATTTTTCCCCTGAAAGAGAAGttgagtttgggattgaattgatCCCGGATGCCAAACCAGTATCGAAAGcaccatatagaatggcaccgaCAGAATTAGCGGAACTTAAGGTACAATTACAAGAGTTGTTGGATAAAAAGTTTATTAGACCAAGTGTTTCTTcttggggagcaccagtgttgtTTGTGAAAAATAAGGATGGTTCTCTAAGATTATGTATTGATTATAGGGAGCTAAATAAGTTGACAGTAAAGAATAAATATTCGTTACCACTAATAAATGATCTTTTTGATCAATTGCAAGGAGCCACTtacttttcgaagattgatttgcgCTCAGGTTATCATCAGTTGAGAGTAAAGAAAGAAAGCATTCCATTGACGGCATTTAGGACTCGatacggtcattatgaatttgTAGTGATGCCATTTGGGGTGACAAATGCACTGGca ATAGAGGGACCGTTAACGAATCTTACAAGGAAGGACGTTAAGTTTGTTTGGTCGGAAGATTGTGAGCAAAGTTTTGATGAGTTAAAGAAAAGACTAACGTCTGCCACGGTACTTGGATTACCAGATGGAACTGAagactttgtgatttatagtgatgcatCAAGAAAAGGTTTGGGGTGTGTGCTAATGCAACGTGGTAAGGTAATTGCTTATGCATCTCGACAATTAAGAAACCATGAGAAGAACTACCCCAcccatgatctggaattggctgCAGTAGTTTTCgctcttaagatttggagacattacttgTATGGGGAAAAGTGCAAAATTTATACTGACCATCAGAGCTTTAAGTATATTTTCTCACAGAAGGATTtaaatatgagacagagaagatggttggagttgttGAAAGATTATGATTGTGAAATTTTATATCACCCCGGTAAGGCAAATGTTGTGGCTGATGCATTAAGTAGGAAACAAGTAGGGAATTGTTCGAGTATTGAAGTGGAACCCATAAATCATAAGGAATTGGAAATATTTAGGATTGAATTTATTAAGAAAGGAGAGGAAGAGAGTTTAGTGTATCAAATCGAGGTTAGACCCAtcttgttagaaaagataaaggaAAGTCAGAGACAAGATGAACGCTTAAAGGAGATTTGGAATAATTCAAATTTAGAATTAGGTAAAAAGGATTTTAGGAAAGGTAATGATGAAATCGTTAGGTTTCGGGATCGAATATTGTGTCGTCTGACGTAA